The following is a genomic window from Solanum lycopersicum chromosome 6, SLM_r2.1.
TATGTGCTGTATGGCTACatatttgattgatttattCCTTTGCTACTTTCAAATCCTCATATGGATTTGAACTTTAACAGCTTACATTActggaaaaatacttaagttggaagagtgttctattttttcatttgttgTGATCCTCTGCTAACCAGACCATTTTTATGCTCTTTACTAGATACCAATATCCGATGTTGAACTTACTGGAGTAAGTATAAACCATTCTCTTCTTTGAATCTTTTTATCTGTAATCCTCAAGCCATTATTGCTGGTGTATTGCATGATTTGCAAGGTGACTTTGTCTATGACCAAACGCTTTTTATCCAtacgattaatttaaattttctttggaAGTTCTCTGTTCTCTCTTAGTGATTCTAAAAGAACCATTCTATTTGTCAGGTGGGCCCAACAATCTACCGAACCAAAACTGTTTTTGAAGATGCAACTCCGGATTTAGTCAGAGATTTCTTCTGGGATGATGAGTTTAGGCCAAAATGGGACCCGATGCTTGGTTATTTCAAGATATTGCAGGAGTGGCCACATACAGGATCTATGATTATCCACTGGATTAAAAAGGTGTGTTACTCATCGAAGCTATCTTAGTGTTTTTGTGAGGAATTCCTCATGATGCGTTTCTTCCATTAGGTTCTGCCttcacataatttatttttgttgctaCAGTTCCCGTTCTTCTGCAGTGATCGTGAATATATAATCGGTAGAAGAATATGGGAATCTGGGAAAACATATTACTGCGTAACAAAGGTGAGCTATGGAGGACCACATGTAAATTTGATTGGTGTCTGAATGCTTCAAAAACATGTATAAAATGACTGCTCTGTCTATACAATGATTTTTTGTGAGTGCTTCTTCCACCTGACATTTTTCAGACCTTTTTAACCTGTGAAGCTGCTGTGTCTAAAACCTTAAATTAGTTTCCGTGAAGTTCataaattaacttatttgtACTGGACTAAATTATCCTATATAATACATCTTGTCGTGTTAGTTGGGTTATGAcaactatatatttttctcaaaccATGTAGTCATGCATCATATTCACATGTTAAACATGATCTTCCACAGAGTGTACCATACTCATCTCTGCAAAGACGTGATAAGCCGAGGCGTGTGGACCTGTACTTTTCAAGCTGGATAGTCAAGCCGGGTAGGTAGCTCCATCAGCCACGGATGTCTAAAGTGATTTCCTGTTGCCTGTTGCATAAGTTGATTTACTCATTGTACACTCTTGTAATGGTTGCAGTGGAATCGAAGAAGGGAGATGGACAGTTATCTGCATGTGAAGTCACACTTCTTCACTATGAAGATATGGGCATCCCTAAAGATGTTGCTAAATTGGGAGTTCGTCATGGAATGTGGGGAACAGTGAAGAAGTTGCACAACGGCTTCAGAGCATATCAGAATGCAAGAAAATCAGAGGCGGCAGTTTCTAGGTGTGCAATGATGGCACGAATCACTACAAAGATCTCGCTTGATGAAAATGTTGATGCTTTGGAGCAAGTTTCTGTTGAAGAAGATAGAGCGGAAATCCAAGGCCAGAGAGGAGATGGTGGGATCGACTGGAAATGGGTGGCTATAGGAACAGTGGCTGTAGTTTGTGGCGTTCGTTCAGGTATGATAGGAAAAGCTGTGCTATTTGGAGCAGGGCAAAGGATTGCTCGCAGAGGCAGAAATGCTTAGTGAGGATTCTACCGTATGTATTATTCTTTATTGGTTTGACATTAAAGCCTAAAACCAGCAGCGTAATTACTCTTGACATAAAAAAAGAGATCGTTCCTTCACACGGATCTACAACACAGTGTTGAAGCTTCTTCTGACTTTATTTTGTTATGTTGAAGAATGGCTGCCGCCTAAAACAAAGTTGGTGCTTGGTTCAGTGTGTCCTTTTTTTTCAATACAAACATATTAGTTTGCACTTAATGAAGGACTAATTCAGTTAAATGTTATATGTAAGtctgaaaaataattaagtcaatGCCTTTACATTTACATTTTTGCAAAGCATAG
Proteins encoded in this region:
- the LOC101253385 gene encoding uncharacterized protein: MEVERWVGFVELMNKPAIMETFVDILVCVVPIWVAIMIGLLIGWSWRPRWTGLIFLGLRSKINRFVWTLPPGFGARRLWLAFTALSAFSVGRKLWFNFQGRTRKPPVAAADSGSVDEFGSSSVVSGPGSVSFAQRNDDCIIRHITGSENEDIVTERDLEHFLHLLDGKDGEMAWQTMMDRSTSNFTYQAWRHEPEVGPTIYRTKTVFEDATPDLVRDFFWDDEFRPKWDPMLGYFKILQEWPHTGSMIIHWIKKFPFFCSDREYIIGRRIWESGKTYYCVTKSVPYSSLQRRDKPRRVDLYFSSWIVKPVESKKGDGQLSACEVTLLHYEDMGIPKDVAKLGVRHGMWGTVKKLHNGFRAYQNARKSEAAVSRCAMMARITTKISLDENVDALEQVSVEEDRAEIQGQRGDGGIDWKWVAIGTVAVVCGVRSGMIGKAVLFGAGQRIARRGRNA